A segment of the Nostoc sp. TCL26-01 genome:
GGGACGTAAGCGCCGCCTGCTTTGAGGATAGCTAATAATCCTATCACCATTTCTAGCGATCGCTCCATGCAGATCCCCACTAGCACTTCTGCGCTGACTCCCAGAGTTTGCAGGTATTTTGCCAGTTGGTTGGCTTGGTGATTTAACTGTCGGTAAGTCAGTTGTTGTTCCTGAAATACAACAGCAACTGCATCAGGGTTACGTTCTACCTGTTCCTCAAATAATTGATGAATGCAATGATTTAGAGGATGGTTGCTCTGATTATGATCAAAATTAAAAACTACAGATTCTTGCATTGGCCACTGCACCAATAGATATTGCTGACAAAAAATGGCTAAACAAGGATTTAAGGGAGATGGAAGAGAAAGACTCTATAAAATTACTTAAGTTTTCTTTTAGCTAAAGATGACAAACATCATCATTGAAATTGGTAACTCCATAACTACTACCAAATATAAGGGTGATGAACATGAAGTAGTGTTTTTCAGTAAAACTCTGCTAAACTCCCTGAAATTCCTATTAAGCTAGTCCAAGTTATCTAAGTTGATTAAATATGGACAAATAAATCTTTAAGAATAGAAAAGTAATGACAGATAAATCTGCTAGATAGATTGCCAAAAATTATATTCATTTAAATCGTCCGGTAAACGCAAAGTTATTACCTGAACACCGCTATCATTCATCAAGGGAAGGAAAACACACAAACAACAATGCTTAACTTAAGGATTTTTTTGGTTTTGTCTCTTCAGGTATATCTGACGTAAACTAACTTAACTTATAGACTTCATCAACTGGCAATAACCCACATTCTTTAAATCGCTTGACTCCATGCTCATAGTTACACAGACACTCTTAAACACTTATGTAATTCATTTAAATAAGAGTCTACAACAACACATTTTATTTTTGAACAAACTTTTTTCAACTTTACATTACCTTTACCAGTAGTTTAGTCATTACTACACAATCTAGAGTCAGCAATAAATTAAGTAATTTCCCAAGTGTCAAGGAAGAAAAGCTAAAGCTTAGGTTAGAGGTGAGAGTCGGCTGCGTCTTTCACTGATTTGTTAGACTGATGACACCAGGATTTTTCCGTCAAATTCAGTCAAATCTCTGATAACGCCAGCAGACGAGGCTCTTCATGCTTACAAATACCTTACTTCTTTCAAATCAACTCCCTAATTTACAATACTCATCCACATCAGAGCGATTCGATGAAACTTGGGAAGCCCCCTTGGCGACTCTCCTGGGTTTAGGACGTGCGGCTGGTGCTGATTTTATTGAATTTTTTCTAGAGCGACGTAACTACATTAGTAGCCTGGCAGAAGACGATACCATCACCAGTATTTCCCCAAGTTTAGCCACAGGTGCAGGAGTCAGAGTATTTCGTGGCAAAGCCGACTGCTATGTCAGCACCAATGATTTATCCTTCTCTGGTTTGCAAGCTGCTTTAGAAAAAGGTCTATCGATTCTGGGCTTACAATTACCAGCACCTCGCGCTTTTATCCCAGAAATTAACTTGGAACTGCTCAGAGATTATGCTACCAAACGTGGTAAAGATGGATGGTTACCTCTGTGTAGTTCTATCCGCGAAATGGGAGAGATTCTCCTTGATGGCACTGCCTACCTCAAACAAAAAGCTCATCATGTGCAATCCCGTCGGGCTAGCTATTTCCGCGATTGGCAAGAAGTCTTAGTCGCTGCTAGTGATGGCACTTTCGCCCGTGATATTCGCCTAACGCAATCAGTCGGATTTAACTTGCTGTGTGCTGATGGGGCTAATCGTGCTTCCATTGGTGAACGTGGTGGTAATACCAGTGATGCTAACTTCCTGAGAACTTGGGATTATCAACAAGCTGCCGAAAATATTGCCGAATCTGCGGGCAAAATGCTCTATGCAGACTACGTAGAATCAGGGACTTACCCCATCATCATGGCAAATCACTTTGGTGGTGTAATTTTCCACGAAGCCTGTGGACACTTGCTAGAAACCACACAAATCGAACGTAACACGACTCCCTTTGCTGACAAAAAAGGCGAAAAAATCGCGCACGAGAGTTTAACAGCCTGGGATGAAGGACGTGCTGATAATGCCTTCGGAACCATTGACATGGATGATGAGGGTATGCCAGCTCAAAGAACCTTATTAATTGAAAAAGGTGTGTTGAAAAATTTCTTAGCAGATAGAACAGGTTCTGTACGCACTGGACACCCCAGAACGGGTAGTGGTCGTCGTCAGAATTATACCTTCGCTGCGGCTAGCCGGATGCGTAATACTTACATCGACTCCGGTGACTATAAGATTGACGATTTATTCGCCTCTGTAGATAAAGGTATCTACTGTAAAAAAATGGGTGGCGGTAGTGTAGGCGCGACTGGTCAATTTAACTTTAGTGTGGATGAAGCCTATTTAATTGAACATGGCAAAATTACCAAGCCATTAAAAGGTGCTACCCTCATCGGCGAAGCCAAGGAAATCATGAACAAAATTTCCATGTGTTCCCAAGATTTGGAACTTGCACCTGGTTTCTGTGGTTCTGTCAGTGGTAGCATCTACACCACCGTAGGCCAACCCCACATCAAAGTTGATTCCATTACCGTCGGGGGACGTTAAAGAGGCAAGCAGGGGGTGCAGGGGAAGCAGGGGGGAAAATTTTACAACTTCCTAAATCATCATTGCCCTAATTCTGAGCGAGTTGACGTTGAAAATACTCAGCGTCCCTCTGCGTTAACCTCAGCGTCCCTCTGCGTTTAAAAAACTACGAACTTAATAAAAAGCCGTAATAAGTTGTAGCATCCAAAATCCAAAATTAAATCTACTCCATCCAAATCTAAAATCTAAAATTGTCATGCCGAATATTAATGAGATTGCCAATTACGCCAAGGATAACGCCGAGAAACTTGGCATCAAAAAATTTGACATCTATGGTTCAACGGTAGATGAAACCAGTGTGCAAGTTGACCAAGGTGAGCCGAAACAAGTCAAAGCCTCGAATCGTTCTGGTGTCACAGTGCGGGTGTGGAATGAAGATAACACCATTGGCGTGACTAGTACCACAGATGTAGATCCCAAAGGCTTAGAACTAGCACTGAAGACTGCTTACGAAGCGAGTTTTTTTGGTGTAAAAGAGAATGTACCTGATTTTAGCCCAGAAGCAACTGTAGCGATCGCTCATCCACTAAACGAAACAGCACCCCAAGCACCTGTAGCTGAACTCATAGACAAACTACTCCTGGCAGAAAAAGAACTGCTAGCAGCTCATCCAGCCATCAAAGGTGTACCCTATAATGGCTTGTCGCAACGAGACATCGATAGATTCTATCTCAACAGTCAAGGCGCTTTGAGAACTGATTCTGTTTCTTTGTCCTCAGTCTACCTTTACAGCAAAACTGAAGAAGAAGGCAAAAAACCTCGCAGTGCAGGTGCTTACAGAATTAACCGAAGTTTAGAAAATCTAGACATCAACGGATGTATTCAAGAAACTGCCGCAAAAACTATCAGTCATCTCAACTACGAAAAAATTAAAACTGGTAAGTATCAAGTTGTTTTCTCACCTGAAGCTTTCTTAAGTCTTTTAGGAGCATTTTCTAATTTATTCAATGCTCAAAGTATTCTTGATAAACAAAGTTTATCCACACCTGATGATTTAGGCAAACAACTTGCTTCACCTCTACTTTCAGTTTATGATGACGCTCTCCACCCAGCTAACATCGGCGCAGAAAGTTTTGATGGTGAGGGTACACCTACTCGGCAAGTTCCATTAATCGAAAATGGCATTCTAACAGGCTTTCTCCATAGTGCGGGAACTGCCAAAAGGTTGAATGCTCACCCGACAGGTAATGCCAATATTGGGGCAAAAGTCAGCGTTAGTCCCAACTTTTATCATGTATTTGCCGCTAGCAACTCTGGGCAAGATTTAAGTTTAGCAACGGTAGAAAATGTCATCTTAATTGATGATTTACACGCTCTCCACGCTGGAGTGAAATCTTTACAAGGCTCATTTTCTCTCCCGTTTGATGGTTGGCTAATCAATAAAGGTGAAAAGACCAGCATCGAATCAGCAACCGTTGCTGGCGATTTCTTAGAACTCTTAAAGTCAATTATCCACGTAGAACCAGAAGTGGAACTAACCCCAGGTGGTGTTGCACCGAGAATTTGGGTAGAAGGATTATCAATTACTGGGGAGTAGTGAGTGCTGAGTGCTGAGTGGTGTATGAAAAGTGAAAAGTTGAAAGTGATGAGAATCTCTACTCATAACTCAGCACTCAGAATCAAGTAATATCTCAAATAGGGGGAAATATGGAAGTTATAATTGAAAAAATTGTGGAAAAACTTCATCATTTGCCTAAAGACAAGATTTTAGAAGTACTAAATTTTGTGGAATTTCTAACTTGGCATCAAGGAAATTTAGATCCACACTTAACCGAAGAT
Coding sequences within it:
- a CDS encoding TldD/PmbA family protein, with product MLTNTLLLSNQLPNLQYSSTSERFDETWEAPLATLLGLGRAAGADFIEFFLERRNYISSLAEDDTITSISPSLATGAGVRVFRGKADCYVSTNDLSFSGLQAALEKGLSILGLQLPAPRAFIPEINLELLRDYATKRGKDGWLPLCSSIREMGEILLDGTAYLKQKAHHVQSRRASYFRDWQEVLVAASDGTFARDIRLTQSVGFNLLCADGANRASIGERGGNTSDANFLRTWDYQQAAENIAESAGKMLYADYVESGTYPIIMANHFGGVIFHEACGHLLETTQIERNTTPFADKKGEKIAHESLTAWDEGRADNAFGTIDMDDEGMPAQRTLLIEKGVLKNFLADRTGSVRTGHPRTGSGRRQNYTFAAASRMRNTYIDSGDYKIDDLFASVDKGIYCKKMGGGSVGATGQFNFSVDEAYLIEHGKITKPLKGATLIGEAKEIMNKISMCSQDLELAPGFCGSVSGSIYTTVGQPHIKVDSITVGGR
- a CDS encoding TldD/PmbA family protein, translating into MPNINEIANYAKDNAEKLGIKKFDIYGSTVDETSVQVDQGEPKQVKASNRSGVTVRVWNEDNTIGVTSTTDVDPKGLELALKTAYEASFFGVKENVPDFSPEATVAIAHPLNETAPQAPVAELIDKLLLAEKELLAAHPAIKGVPYNGLSQRDIDRFYLNSQGALRTDSVSLSSVYLYSKTEEEGKKPRSAGAYRINRSLENLDINGCIQETAAKTISHLNYEKIKTGKYQVVFSPEAFLSLLGAFSNLFNAQSILDKQSLSTPDDLGKQLASPLLSVYDDALHPANIGAESFDGEGTPTRQVPLIENGILTGFLHSAGTAKRLNAHPTGNANIGAKVSVSPNFYHVFAASNSGQDLSLATVENVILIDDLHALHAGVKSLQGSFSLPFDGWLINKGEKTSIESATVAGDFLELLKSIIHVEPEVELTPGGVAPRIWVEGLSITGE